TTTCGACGAATTTCCTGCGTTTAAATCCGCATCCATCGGGCAAATCCTGAACGTGAAACGTCCCGATCCCGTCCAGTTCCGCTGGCCTGACCTGGATATCGATATCGATATCGAATCGCTGAAATCGCCGGAGAATTACCCGCTGGAGTATAAATAGGGGGAAATAATGGATTATGATAAATTTTATGAGAACGAGAAAAAAACGATAGACGCTATTAATTCATTATCCGTTGGTTTTCCATACGCCTCAACTATGTTAATTTACTTGTTAATTGAGAGATTATTAAAAGTATATATAATACAAAACAGAAGAGATAAATCGAAATTTAACCTTGGTACTTATTGTGAGAAATGTGAAATATTTTGCATTGAAAACGATGAAGAATTTTTTAATCGGTTCAAAATGGATAAAAAGTGTTTAGGTGAAATAGAAAAGTTTTTGCCAAAGGAATGTAAAAAATATGACACTGACAGAATTTCAAAAAAACGCAATTCTATCTTGCATTCAAATTTCTACCTAAAAAATGATTTCAACCAATCAGATGAGAAAAGAAAAGAAATAAATAGAGAAAACTTCATTGTTGCTTTAGATGATTTAAAATATATTCTTGAGAACTACTCACCATTAAAAATAAAGCTAGAAGAAACAAGAATTATCCTGATAGTCTGATTTTACCTTTTCTCCCGCACGAATACCGCGAGTATGATTACGCTGACCGCCGACGTTACTCCGCCGAACCAGAACGGCAGTCCCGGCATCAGCGAGAACAGGAACCCCGCGATAATACTCGCCGGCAGGAGGCCGATTCCCACTATCGTATGGTAGAACCCCAGCGCGGTCGCCTTCGATCCGGCCGGCGCGAGGTCGCTCACCATCGCCTTCTCCACCCCCTCGGTCATCGCGTAGTAAATCCCGTACACCACCCAGAATCCCCAGATCAGGAAATTGTACTCCGGGGCGATAAACCCGAACGCCGCGTAGACCGCGCCGTAGATACCGTATCCCAGCACAAGGATTTTTTTGCGCCCGATCTTGTCCGACAACGAGCCGAATACGGGCGACAGCAGGGTCGCCGCGAGATTGAAGCCCAGGTACATGAGGATGACGGTCGACAGGAGATGCCCGAGCTCCATACTCCGCAGGAGCAGGAACTGGTTGGACGAGTTTCCGAGGGTGAACACGAACTGCGCGAGGAAGAACGCCTTCAGGTTGCGGTCGTACTGCCCTATCCGCAGGTTCGGTAACGGGCGTTCCTTTTTCTCTGACGGGGCGTCGACTGCGGTACCGGCTTTTTTCTCACGGAGGAAAAACAGCGCGGCTACGCCGAGGAACGCCGGGATAATCGAAATGAGGAATATATTAAAGAAGGAGTCGACGTTAATCAGCTGCCCGGCGACCGGGTCGAGGTACGCGCGAGCGAGGAAGTAGCAGATAAGCGCGCCGAGCGTCGCGCCCGCGAAATCCATCCCGCGCTGGAACCCGAACGCCCGTCCCTGGCTGTCCTTAGGGGTCGATTCGGATATCAGCGCGTCACGCGGCGCGGTGCGGATACCCTTACCGACACGGTCGAAAAAGCGGGCGAGCATGACGAAATACCATCCCATCCCCGCGAGCAGGAAAAGTATTTTCGCGGCGGCGGACGTGCCGTATCCCGCGACAGTCAGCCCCTTCCGTTTGCGCAGCTTGTCCGACCAGTACCCGGCGAACACCTTGAGGAGGCTCGCGGTCGATTCGGCGACACCCTCGATCACCCCGAGGATAGGGCCGAGAAGCGCTTTGGTCGCGCTCATCACCGTCGCGATAAACGCCTGAAGGATAGGATAGACCATCTCGGAGGATACGTCGGTAAAAAACGACGTGATACCGGTGATAATAACGTTCCGGTCGAGCTTTTTGGATGCCATAGCGGTACTCCTTGGAGGAAATATTATATCCAAATAAACGCCGGGTGGCAAGGATTATCATAATTCAAATTGACAGATACTGCGATTGAAAGTAGAATAAATGATAATTTGGCTTGAGGAGGCTCTCATGCGGGCGGTAATAATCACCCTTTCCTTCTTCATCGTCGCGTCATCCTTTTACTGCGAAACGAAGGACGCGAAGACTATCACCATGACCGGCGATCATTTCCGTTTCACGCTCCTCGTACCGCAGGGATGGACCGAGGATGAGGCGTTCGCGAACACCATCAAAGCGAAGATGGCGCTCTACACCGGCAAGGATTCCGCGTTCACCCGTATCATCATGATCGGGATATTCACCCGTCCGGCGGGCGGCCTCGGTTCCGAAATGGATAAAAACTTCAGCGGTTTCGTGAAAGCGAAAAATATGACGGAAGGAATATTCAGCGCGACCAATGCGAGTTACCCGTGCTGCTCTAAATTTTTCTACAACAAGGATAAAAAGTATATCTATATCACATGGACTGACTTCGGTACGAACGCCGGATATTTTGTAACGACCACCCTCCAGATCGACCATGAACCGGCCGAGGGGGAAATGGACGCTTACCGCGCGGTGATCGCGTCGCTGACCAATACTTACGGCGGTCAGGAATAGCTTCATACCGGGAAATCGCGCCTATCCTGCGTTGTTTTCCTTTACCCTGAAAATCACGATTTTCCTTACCAGTTCATAGGGAATCGGTTTATTTAACGGGAACCGCACGGTTCCGGTGGATATTTTAAAGGCCGAGAGTTCGTCCTTGAACATGGCGATTCCCGACGAAGCGGGATAAAAACCGATATGGTTTTTATAGGCCGCGAAATGCACCAGATTTTTACCGGCGAGCTTAAACGTGGGTATCCCGTAAGCGATAGCCTCTTCGGCGTCGGGCGCGCATTCCCGGATAACCCGCCGCATTTCTTCCATAATCTCCCTGACATTATCGGGATACAATGCGATATATTCGTCTATCGTGCCGTATTTCTTTTTCGCGGTATCCATCATTTTACCCTATATTCATAGTTTCTATATCGTTATCAAAATCTACATATTTCGTTCCATCGCCTCAATCGCGTCCTTCGCTTCCTTCAGCCCCATCCCGGTCTGCTCGCGGTAACGCTTGATCGCCTCGATCTTATTCCCCGCCCGGATCAAATCCTGGAGTTCGTACTCAAACGAGGCGTGACTCCCGCCATCATACCTTAGGTTAAGGTGATTCATAATCATATCGACTTTTTTCTCCAGTACACGTATCGACTTGGAAATATTTTCAATCTCACGGCGTTCTTCCGCACCCAGCATAATTACCCCTTATGTTAGTTTTTTCCCGGGCGTTTCCGCTCTCCCTCGGCCTGAGGCAGGTCCATGATCCGGTAACCGGACTTATGCAGGATACATCCTTTTTCGCCGGGTATGCATTCCTTCTTCCGCAGTTCGCACTTGTCGTTGTTTTTATATAAGCACTCGAAACTCATCAATCCTCCGCATCAACACGGGCTCAATTCCTATCCCGGTACTCTCAGGACATCGGGATTAGTCTGCGCAGCAGCTCGAAACTCATCGTTATGATACTCCATCACTGCTGCTGCGCAGTCTAACCATTTTTTCAAATTCCGACCCGTACTCAAACCCTTAAATCAAAAACATAAAATCAGGGGTTTTCTTGTCACCGCGAGCCGCAACGCTGCGAAGCAGTCTGTTTTATTCCTTATTTGGTATAAAAATAGATTGCTTCGGTTATGGTTCGGCAGGCTCACCATGACGCCTCGTAATGACAGTTATTTCTTATCCTGCGCCTTCTTAATCGTGATTACCACATTATCGCCGCGCTGGGAATTGAGTACCGTTCCCTTCAGGAGACTCTTGATCGTCTCGCTCTCGCCGGGCGCAAGCGAATCGAACACCAGAAGCACCGATACATAGTCCAGATTGTACCCTATCCCTTCGCGGTCGGAAAAATTCGCGATCGTCTCGTCCTTCGCATAGGTGGACGATTTTTTACCGAGCATCTCGTGCAATCCGGGAGGGATATTCGTATTATCGTCCGACGGGCTTTCCGGGATATAAGCGTCCCCGCTAAACATTTCGCTGCCGGTTTTCTGCGACAGTACCGGCGAATGGTAACTCCCGTGGGGGAACACGAACACCTGGTATCCCTTATACCCGAGAGCGTCGAGCACAGTCCGGGTATCCGAATCGATCGCCTCGACCTCCTTCTTCTGGAAGTTCATCACCGGTATTTCCTGAATCCACCCGCAGCCGGACATTCCCGCTACCGCGATTATTACAACAATTATTCTCGCTAACATATATCCCCCTTAGTCTTTTTTAATCAGGATGAACTCGACACGGCGGTTCTTGCGTTTGCCCTCGGGCGTGCTGTTGTCCGCGATCGGCTTGGTGTCCGCGAACCCGACTGTCGTCATCCGGTCGGCGGCGATTCCCTTCGTAATCAGGTACTTTTTGACCGCCTCCGCGCGCGCCAGCGATAACGGCTGGTTCACCTCGTAGGGGCCGGTATTATCGGTATGCCCCTGTATCTGGATGCTGTATCCCGAGTACTTCTTCAGGATTTCCGCGACACGGTCGAGGATGACCTTCGCGTTCTTCGTGAGGTTCGCCTTCCCGGTCTCGAACTCGATATTGTTGATGCGTATCTTGAGGCCCTCGGGAGTGGCTTCGACCAGGATATCCACCGATATCGGCGGCAGTTCCTTCCCGTCCAGCTTGTTCCCGATACTGTCCTCGACAGTGATCTTCACCTTGTAGTCCTGCGCGCTCTCGACCAGTTCGCCGTTATCGGAACGCCCGTCCCATGAGAACTCCGGCGCGGGCGCGCCTTCGCCGCCGAACGTTTTGAACGGTTTATTATCGGGGTCGTAAATGACCATTTTCCACTTCTTGATACCCTGAGGGTCGTCCGCCGTCAGCTTGATCTTCACCGCGTCCTTATCGCCGTCCTGGTCGGGCGAGAACGGTTGGGGCGGGTCGTACTGTACCGATACCGACGGAGGCGCGGTATCCACAATAATAGGATGGGTCTCGGACTTGGGGGTATTCCCGTTGGCGTATTCCGTCTTGAGCTCGAGGTGGTATTTCCCGTCGGGAACAGTCAGCCCCTTGTCGTCCTTACCGTCCCAGATATAGTACGCCGGGGGCTGTGTGGAGGTTATCGTCCGCGCGACATTCCCCTTATCGTCGGTCACCGTAAACGTCAGCTTCACGATGCCTGTGGTATCGGAGAAAGTCGGGGTGACCTTGACATTATCGCTGTTGCCGTCGTTATTCGGCGAGAACCCGTTCCGGTCGAGCGCGATAAAGATAGAGTAGTTCGCCGTGGAAAGATTGATATTTTTTATCGGCATGAGGGTCTTGTTGCCCGCGAGGTCCTTACCGAACACGAGGTAATCGTAGGAACCGTCGGGACACTGCACGCCCTTGGAATCCTTACCGTCCCAGATAATCTCCTTGGGGGGATTGACGCCCCATTCCCAGCTCTTGACGAGCAGGCCGTTGACATTACGGAGCTCCGCCTTCCAACTGTCGCCCGCGCTGAGTTCCTGCGTGATCACGATCGTGTCCTTATTCCCGTCCGCGTTGGGCGAGAACAGGTTGTCGCTGATACCGAGCGCCGCCGACGGCGGGGTCAGGTCGACGATCATTTTATTGGTAGTCGAGTACCCGACATTTTTCTCCTCGTCCATCGACTCCAGCACGACGTAATAATTCCCCTCTTCGACAATCGTCCCGTTATCGGTAGTCCCGTCCCATACATAGCTATCCGGTACCTTGACGGACTCCTTCTTCTCCCAGAGCTTCTGCCAGAACATGGCGAAGTCGAGCGAAATATCGCGGGCCTCGATACCTTTGACCGTCTTCACCGACTGCATGCCGCTATTGAGGATTTTCAGCATCCAGTCGCCGATCAGGCTCATATCGTCTATCTTCATATTGAGCTTGACATTATCCTGCGCGCCGTCGAAATTCGGCGAGAAGTAAATCACGCTGGCGTTCGTGATATCGAACTCTATCTGATTCTTGGGGGCTTCCGTATCGGGGAGTCCGAATGCGACTTCCGCGCCGATAAAATGCGCCGCGCTGCCGG
The sequence above is drawn from the Brevinematales bacterium genome and encodes:
- a CDS encoding DUF2442 domain-containing protein; its protein translation is MISSADSGFRLMIDGTEYFVSFDEFPAFKSASIGQILNVKRPDPVQFRWPDLDIDIDIESLKSPENYPLEYK
- a CDS encoding MFS transporter; the protein is MASKKLDRNVIITGITSFFTDVSSEMVYPILQAFIATVMSATKALLGPILGVIEGVAESTASLLKVFAGYWSDKLRKRKGLTVAGYGTSAAAKILFLLAGMGWYFVMLARFFDRVGKGIRTAPRDALISESTPKDSQGRAFGFQRGMDFAGATLGALICYFLARAYLDPVAGQLINVDSFFNIFLISIIPAFLGVAALFFLREKKAGTAVDAPSEKKERPLPNLRIGQYDRNLKAFFLAQFVFTLGNSSNQFLLLRSMELGHLLSTVILMYLGFNLAATLLSPVFGSLSDKIGRKKILVLGYGIYGAVYAAFGFIAPEYNFLIWGFWVVYGIYYAMTEGVEKAMVSDLAPAGSKATALGFYHTIVGIGLLPASIIAGFLFSLMPGLPFWFGGVTSAVSVIILAVFVREKR
- a CDS encoding OmpA family protein; protein product: MKKSMKWAAILLPLMFLFVQGFAVDNGSQWIYTGFSPSSSGKAFTGAGGSGYAGDIFINPANPAFDKRLRIFGQYGIATPNFLGNVGVSLPLDFGILTAALQSIYFTPPSAGSVMSINIGFAKMIIDDFAFGFNVHLLNQSTPAGGDMAIGLDMGMIFQLKDKVPELAAFGFRDTKLGLALTGIGKAAAVDPSTPMPGLGLKLGAYTKFLDAGWLKTSLAFDTTFHFAPLNIFANLGLKFTIADHFNLMGGLYFGNNGIGDVNNGNLCFTLGASFQYQFDRTPVEIFYSYDPYSYVSNTGSAAHFIGAEVAFGLPDTEAPKNQIEFDITNASVIYFSPNFDGAQDNVKLNMKIDDMSLIGDWMLKILNSGMQSVKTVKGIEARDISLDFAMFWQKLWEKKESVKVPDSYVWDGTTDNGTIVEEGNYYVVLESMDEEKNVGYSTTNKMIVDLTPPSAALGISDNLFSPNADGNKDTIVITQELSAGDSWKAELRNVNGLLVKSWEWGVNPPKEIIWDGKDSKGVQCPDGSYDYLVFGKDLAGNKTLMPIKNINLSTANYSIFIALDRNGFSPNNDGNSDNVKVTPTFSDTTGIVKLTFTVTDDKGNVARTITSTQPPAYYIWDGKDDKGLTVPDGKYHLELKTEYANGNTPKSETHPIIVDTAPPSVSVQYDPPQPFSPDQDGDKDAVKIKLTADDPQGIKKWKMVIYDPDNKPFKTFGGEGAPAPEFSWDGRSDNGELVESAQDYKVKITVEDSIGNKLDGKELPPISVDILVEATPEGLKIRINNIEFETGKANLTKNAKVILDRVAEILKKYSGYSIQIQGHTDNTGPYEVNQPLSLARAEAVKKYLITKGIAADRMTTVGFADTKPIADNSTPEGKRKNRRVEFILIKKD